Part of the Corynebacterium efficiens YS-314 genome is shown below.
CCGTCTGATCCTCTCCAAGAAGCGTGCTCAGTACGAGCGTGCATGGGGCGCCATCGAGGAGCTCAAGGAGAAGGACGAGCCGGTCACCGGTACCGTCATCGAGGTCGTCAAGGGTGGCCTCATCCTGGACATCGGCCTGCGTGGCTTCCTGCCTGCATCCCTCGTCGAGATGCGTCGCGTCCGCGACCTGGATCCGTACATCGGCCAGGAGCTCGAGGCCAAGATCATCGAGCTGGACAAGAACCGCAACAACGTCGTTCTGTCCCGCCGCGCATTCCTCGAGCAGACCCAGTCCGAGGTCCGCTCCGAGTTCCTGCACCAGCTCCAGAAGGGCCAGGTCCGCAAGGGCGTTGTCTCCTCCATCGTCAACTTCGGCGCATTCGTCGATCTCGGCGGTGTCGACGGACTGGTTCACGTTTCCGAGCTGTCCTGGAAGCACATCGACCACCCATCTGAGGTTGTCACCGTTGGCGACGAGGTCACCGTTGAGGTTCTCGACGTCGATCTCGACCGCGAGCGTGTCTCCCTGTCCCTGAAGGCCACCCAGGAAGACCCATGGCGCGTCTTCGCCCGCACCCACGCTGTGGGCCAGATCGTTCCGGGCAAGGTCACCAAGCTGGTCCCATTCGGTGCGTTCGTCCGCGTCGAGGAGGGCATCGAGGGCCTCGTCCACATCTCCGAGCTGGCTCAGCGCCACGTCGAGGTTCCGGACCAGGTTGTCACCGTCGGCGAAGAGGTCATGGTCAAGGTCATCGACATCGATCTCGAGCGTCGTCGTATCTCCCTGTCCCTCAAGCAGGCTGACGAGGACTACACCGAGGAGTTCGACCCATCCAAGTACGGTATGGCCGATTCCTACGACGAGCAGGGTAACTACATCTTCCCTGAGGGCTTCGATCCCGAGACCAACGAATGGCTCGAGGGCTTCGACGAGCAGCGTCAGGCTTGGGAGGCTCGTTACGCCGAGTCCGAGCGTCGCTTCCAGGCCCACACCGCTCAGATCGAGCGTCGTCGCCAGCAGGCGGAAGAGGCAGCTGCCGAGGCTCCGGCCGGCAACTACTCCTCCGAGTCTGAGGACGCAGCTCCTTCCGCAGCAGTGGAAGAAACCGGTGGCTCCCTGGCCTCCGATGAGCAGCTCGCCGCACTGCGCGAGAAGCTCGCAGGCAACTAATCGCCTGCACCCCATATTCGGTGGGCGATCACACTGACGTTGACGGTGTGACCGCCTGACGGATTGCTCCGCACAACGCCCTGTCCTGCACGTGGAACCACCCGGTTCCGCGCTGCAGGGCAGGGCGTTGTTGTCGTTCCCGGGGGGAACGGTGGTGGTTACGTGGGGTGAGCCACCGGTTATGTCAAGTGCTTTATTTATAAAAGTGCCTCTATACAAAAGCTAAATGTATAAACAGAACCCACCGGACATCACCATTTCTGAAACTGTGACATTTTTCCGGACATGTGGCTTGTTTCCCCCCAGAATCGGACTTACACTAATAGAGACTTACCACTAAGTCGGGCACGAGTGTGCTGGTTCACATATCGCCCTGTGGTTGATCACCTGCCCGGTTTCGTTGGGGCACGGCGGCTGGATCGGTAAAGGTATGACCGGTCGGGCTGAAATGCAATCGATTTCTCGAAATCGCAGGTCATCAACGCAGGTGATGATCCATCCATGATCACTCCACCCGAGGCAGCCGGTAGGCGCTGGCGGACCGACCCCCGGTCCTGACCAGCCCCGTCTCGTAGTTGGATCCAGGGCGCGTTGACATACCCAGTCGACACACCGGGACCCACGCGTTCAGAAAGGTTTGACATGGCGTCTAAAGTGACGACGACATCGCAACACATCCTGGATAACCTTGGTGGGCCGGAGAACATCACCTCGATGACTCACTGCGCCACCCGCCTGCGTGTCCAGGTCAAGGACCAGTCGGCAGTGGACCAGTCGGCACTGGATTCCGATCCCGCCGTGCTCGGTGTCGTGCCCCAGGGCTCCACCGGCATGCAGGTGGTCATGGGTGGATCCGTGGCCAACTACTACCAGGAGATCCTCAAGCTCGACGGCATGCAGGGCTTCCGCGACGGTGAGGCCGCACCCGCCGCCGGCTCCAAGGAATACGGCGGTGTGCGGGGCAAGTACTCCTGGGTGGACTACGGTTTCGAGTTCCTCTCCGACACCTTCCGTCCGATCCTGTGGGCTCTGCTCGGTGCCTCGCTGATCATCACCCTCCTGGTCCTGGCCGACACCTTCGGACTCCAGGACTTCCGCGCCCCGATGGATGAGCAGCCGGACACCTACGTGTTCCTGCACTCCATGTGGCGTTCGGTGTTCTACTTCCTGCCGATCATGGTCGGTGCGACCGCCGCCCGTAAACTCGGCGCCAACGAGTGGGTCGGTGCCGCCATCCCGGCCGCGCTGCTCACCCCCGAGTTCCTGGCACTGGGCTCCGCCGGTGACACCGTCACCGTCTTCGGTCTGCCCATGGTCATCAATGACTACTCCGGCCAGGTCTTCCCACCCCTGATCGCCGCCATTGGCCTGTACTGGGTGGAGAAGCTGCTGAAGAAGATCATCCCCGATGCCGTACAGATGGTGTTCGTGCCGTTCTTCTCCCTGCTGATCATGATCCCGGCCACCGCATTCCTGCTCGGACCCTTCGGTATCGGCGTGGGTAACGGCATCTCCACCATGCTGGAGAGCATCAACAACTTCAGCCCGTTCATCCTCTCCATCGTGATCCCGCTGCTGTACCCGTTCCTGGTGCCGCTGGGTCTGCACTGGCCACTCAACGCCATCATGATCCAGAACATCAACACCCTGGGTTATGACTTCATCCAGGGCCCCATGGGTGCCTGGAACTTCGCCTGCTTCGGTCTGGTCACCGGTGTCTTCATCCTCGCCATCAAGGAACGCAACAAGGCCATGCGCCAGGTGTCCCTGGGCGGTATGCTCGCCGGTCTGCTCGGTGGTATCTCCGAACCATCCCTCTACGGTGTGCTGCTGCGCTTCAAGAAGACCTACTTCCGTCTCCTGCCGGGTTGTTTCGTCGGCGGTGTGGTCATGGGCATCTTCGACATCAAGGCCTACGCCTTCGTGTTCACCTCCCTGCTGACCATCCCGGCGATGGATCCATGGCTGGGTTACACCATCGGTATCGCCGCGGCCTTCTTCACCTCCATGCTCCTGGTGCTTTTCTTCGACTACCGCTCCGCTGATGAGCGTGCAGAGGTCAAGGCGCAGCTGGAGGCCACCCGGGCCGCCGAGGCAGGGGAGACCCCCACCTCCCCGGCCGCTGCCGCCGCAGCCACCGATGCACCAGCTGCCTCCGGTGCCGCAACCGCAGCTACCGCAACCGCGACTACGACCGCCACCGCACCAGCCGCTGCCACCACCCGCAGGGTGCTCGCCGCCGGTGAGACCGCTGAACTCACCGCACCGCTGGAGGGCACCGCCGTGCCCCTGTCCGAGGTGCCCGACCCGATCTTCGCCGCTGAGAAACTGGGCCCCGGTGTCGCCATCGAACCGACCGGCAATGTGGTGGTCGCACCGGCCGATGCCACGGTGCTCACCGTCCAGAAATCCGGTCACGCCGTCGGCCTACGCCTGGACTCCGGTGTGGAACTGCTCATCCACGTCGGCCTGGACACCGTCCAGCTCGAGGGCAAGGGCTTCGAGGTCCACGTCGAGCGCAAACAGCAGGTGAGTGCCGGTGACAAGCTGATCACCTTCGATCCGGAGTTCATCCGGGCCAAGGGTCTGCCGCTGATCACCCCGGTGGTGGTGACCAACGCTCAGAAGTTCGGCTCCGTCGAGGGGCACCCGGCGCAGAGTGTGGATGCCTCCACCAGCATCATCACGGTCACGGGCAAGGAGTAGACCTCCTGAAATCCACATGATCGTCGTTTAGGCACTAATCTGGGGCGCATGTTGCGCATTGGATTAACCGGAGGGATCGGCAGCGGTAAATCAACCGTTGCCGATCTTTTGTCAGCTGAAGGCTTCCTCATCATCGACGCCGACGCGATCGCCCGCGATATCGTCGAACCCGGCCAGCCGGCTCTCGCCGAGCTGGTCGAGGCGTTCGGGGAGGACATCCTCAACCCCGACGGCACCCTCAACCGCCCGGGCCTCGCGGCCAAGGCGTTTGTCAGTTCCGAGCAGACCGCTCTGCTCAATTCCATCACCCACCCCCGCATCGCGGAGGAGACCGCCCGCAGGTTCGCCGAGGCGGAGGCGGCCGGCACGAAGGCCGCGGTCTACGACATGCCCCTGCTGGTGGACAAGGGCCTTGACCGCACGATGGATCTCGTGGTGGTCGTTGATGTGGAGGAGGACGAGCGGGTGCGGCGGCTCGTGGCAAAACGCGGTCTGGAGGAGGATGACGTCCGGCGACGCATCGCCTCCCAGGTCCCCGATGAGATCCGCCTCAAGGCCGCCGACATCGTCATCGACAACAACGGCCCCGTCGAGAACCTGCGAGCCCAGGCAGACCGGCTCATCGCGGAGATCCTCACCCGCATCAAATAACCCCCATCCGTCACGGCAGGCCCCCGGGGCCAGGGGTTAGCTTTTGTGCTTGTCGACGGATCCAATACTGCAGGCACCCGACCCGGCCCGGTAGTCTATCCCGCATGGATATCTGGAACACCGGCCCCTTTGACAATGAAGAAGCCCAGGAGGTCCTGGCGGACCTGCGCAATGATGAGCTCTACCTGGATGAGCTGCTGCCGGATTCGGGCAACCGCTACATCGAGAAGGATCAGGGCGCGATGATCATCGCACTGGCACACCTGGCCGCCGGCAACCAGCCGGAGGAGGGTGGGGATGTCGATGCCACCGCGCTGCAGACCCCGGAGATGCGGGAGCGTCTGCGTCAGTGCCTGGAGGCCGTGCTCATCGACGGCACCGTCTCCGGTCTCTATTCCCACTGGCAGGAGCAGGGCGAGCAGCTGCACGAGTGGAAGGCACGCTCACACGTGGCGTTGAAGTAGGCCTTTGTTACCTCGTCGAGGAAGCCTTGGGAGCTGCGGTAGTTGTGCCAGCTGGGCGCTGGACAAGGGGCCCCTTGGTTGATCAACACAGGAGTGGAAGTGCGCGTCACGTGCCATAATCGACTGCATGAGCGCACCCGATATCACTTCTGCGGTAATGGAGAAATTCCAATCGTCCGGGGCAATGAAGCATTCCACTATTTTGCTGGGTGCAGGGGCATCAGTGACCTCAGGGTTGCCCGACTGGGATACTTTCGCCAGTCGGTTGTTGTCGACGAGCAAAGCTGTGTCTGATGGAGACATGGTTAAAATGCTTCTTGCCCGTCAGGATCCGCTGATCGTTGTAGAAGCAGCAAAGGTGGCAGCAGGGAAATCGTGGGACTATCAGTTACAGATGGCTCTGTATCAGGGCCTTGATTCGCTTGACTCCCTATCTCCCTCCCCACTCCACTTGGCGGTGGTGGCCCATTTCCTCGAGAATGAGCAATCCACCAGCCTTGTGACGCTGAACTTCGACAATCTGCTGGAAATCGCACTCGAAAGGGAAGCCCACGAGAAAGCGACATCAGTAACCAGAGCATCAGCAGATGTTTCGGGCAATGTCGTTCATCATCTTCACGGTGTTATAACGCCTCAGGACGTGGACAGCGTTGTTCTCACGCTCACG
Proteins encoded:
- the rpsA gene encoding 30S ribosomal protein S1, whose product is MPTNNAPQVAINDIGSAEDFLAAIDATIKYFNDGDIVEGTVVKVDHDEVLLDIGYKTEGVIPSRELSIKHDVDPDEVVQVGDQIDALVLTKEDKEGRLILSKKRAQYERAWGAIEELKEKDEPVTGTVIEVVKGGLILDIGLRGFLPASLVEMRRVRDLDPYIGQELEAKIIELDKNRNNVVLSRRAFLEQTQSEVRSEFLHQLQKGQVRKGVVSSIVNFGAFVDLGGVDGLVHVSELSWKHIDHPSEVVTVGDEVTVEVLDVDLDRERVSLSLKATQEDPWRVFARTHAVGQIVPGKVTKLVPFGAFVRVEEGIEGLVHISELAQRHVEVPDQVVTVGEEVMVKVIDIDLERRRISLSLKQADEDYTEEFDPSKYGMADSYDEQGNYIFPEGFDPETNEWLEGFDEQRQAWEARYAESERRFQAHTAQIERRRQQAEEAAAEAPAGNYSSESEDAAPSAAVEETGGSLASDEQLAALREKLAGN
- a CDS encoding glucose PTS transporter subunit IIA — its product is MASKVTTTSQHILDNLGGPENITSMTHCATRLRVQVKDQSAVDQSALDSDPAVLGVVPQGSTGMQVVMGGSVANYYQEILKLDGMQGFRDGEAAPAAGSKEYGGVRGKYSWVDYGFEFLSDTFRPILWALLGASLIITLLVLADTFGLQDFRAPMDEQPDTYVFLHSMWRSVFYFLPIMVGATAARKLGANEWVGAAIPAALLTPEFLALGSAGDTVTVFGLPMVINDYSGQVFPPLIAAIGLYWVEKLLKKIIPDAVQMVFVPFFSLLIMIPATAFLLGPFGIGVGNGISTMLESINNFSPFILSIVIPLLYPFLVPLGLHWPLNAIMIQNINTLGYDFIQGPMGAWNFACFGLVTGVFILAIKERNKAMRQVSLGGMLAGLLGGISEPSLYGVLLRFKKTYFRLLPGCFVGGVVMGIFDIKAYAFVFTSLLTIPAMDPWLGYTIGIAAAFFTSMLLVLFFDYRSADERAEVKAQLEATRAAEAGETPTSPAAAAAATDAPAASGAATAATATATTTATAPAAATTRRVLAAGETAELTAPLEGTAVPLSEVPDPIFAAEKLGPGVAIEPTGNVVVAPADATVLTVQKSGHAVGLRLDSGVELLIHVGLDTVQLEGKGFEVHVERKQQVSAGDKLITFDPEFIRAKGLPLITPVVVTNAQKFGSVEGHPAQSVDASTSIITVTGKE
- the coaE gene encoding dephospho-CoA kinase, giving the protein MLRIGLTGGIGSGKSTVADLLSAEGFLIIDADAIARDIVEPGQPALAELVEAFGEDILNPDGTLNRPGLAAKAFVSSEQTALLNSITHPRIAEETARRFAEAEAAGTKAAVYDMPLLVDKGLDRTMDLVVVVDVEEDERVRRLVAKRGLEEDDVRRRIASQVPDEIRLKAADIVIDNNGPVENLRAQADRLIAEILTRIK
- a CDS encoding DUF4259 domain-containing protein gives rise to the protein MDIWNTGPFDNEEAQEVLADLRNDELYLDELLPDSGNRYIEKDQGAMIIALAHLAAGNQPEEGGDVDATALQTPEMRERLRQCLEAVLIDGTVSGLYSHWQEQGEQLHEWKARSHVALK